In the Leishmania donovani BPK282A1 complete genome, chromosome 29 genome, one interval contains:
- a CDS encoding DNA repair helicase, putative, with product MNIGDSGNIFVEKAHPAYTHVIDFLISCCEPVSRTQYMEQYRMDSSSLSAATAEGTYSLAMIESVLRHFRLNAAQELPVDLERCAALERLAAALDESNGSAEVDGFRASQEALATKTASSSFAARIPLPRCLSDVDLTGTILASLNRTGADDVASPAVSAPHVSNDSWKTLVKREKVEEEAVGDRLSAGDAAASALETVSSRAAAPSGSPTSRLLQLFRPLLPTPASAAAPIHSPTTGSPLEQGTPIAARPLISLAVVRPADVHRPLPESLAQMLKEEEHASRVQIVLQPRLRRFHQFEASRGASFASTTATSRATVSKERNGAATGALADRDDQQLLYFVQSRQRAHLEHVLPALKEFLEPVVICGAERWILSDVDRSPLGNTKNIGDAERLARDAGRPAVLRLLYESPRAGTRHEKAAATPSASRFLYKCQVRDGKLREVKECLFSKFDIRADCYYDYMQDRTLHVPNLNLASHVRLRPYQVASLERFCRGRKAHQGVIVLPCGAGKTLTGIGAAATMQTTTIVMCINNMSVFQWQREFLRWTDLAEDEVTVCTAKVKQRPGKVFITTYSMVVAKRGSTDGAAAEESRAILQAMTAQPWGLLLLDEVHTALAHHFQDVLNTIKYKCVLGLSATLLREDDKIGDLRHLVGPKLYEANWLDLTCAGFLANVECAEVQCPMPPLFLQEYHDIQSTRALLGAHARLNHRGGRGGNGKRCRESVFQDDEDAGEDGDSDGEDNGARGGRGRGHDAYGSLTSRSLRLASCNPYKLWCTQALLAFHQQRSPPDKVIIFCDYLADVRFFAHHLHLPFMDRRTSEAERTNLLQYFQHSDSVNAIVLTRVGDVALDLPCASVVIQVSGLGASRRQEAQRLGRILRPKPPSLDNTCAYFYTLVSQDTADVSTSYKRQSWLRDQGFAYRILHCDRVLSEFARVGGQPCCVGPPQWWYQTHNTASATPSSETAAVADAGVVHYDGLYWAPFSVDAAALIEAAFQHGRATCTLRGGELGRGTPRPSSEELGRYPLLSSESWKVTFSSVDAPRTFGTVLIGEGAPSSSLRERRVRRGCLDRSHRCIPATADQESHCISFVRNTVLRARDTRGSDAVTEAE from the coding sequence ATGAACATCGGTGACTCGGGCAACATCTTTGTGGAGAAGGCGCACCCCGCCTACACCCATGTCATCGACTTTCTCATTTCCTGCTGCGAGCCAGTCAGCAGGACCCAGTACATGGAACAGTACCGCATGGACAGCTCCTCCTTgtccgcggccaccgccgagggCACGTACTCGCTTGCCATGATTGAGAGTGTTCTCCGACACTTCCGGCTGAACGCGGCTCAGGAGCTGCCTGTTGACCTTgagcgctgcgcagcactgGAGAGgctggcggccgcgctgGACGAGTCGAATGGGAGCGCGGAGGTAGATGGATTTCGGGCTTCTCAGGAGGCGTTGGCGACTAAAACCGCGTCTTCGTCGTTTGCTGCTCGCATACCACTGCCGCGGTGCCTCTCCGACGTCGATCTGACAGGCACCATTCTGGCCTCGCTGAACCGCAcaggcgccgacgacgtcgcaTCACCCGCTGTCTCCGCCCCCCACGTGAGCAACGACAGCTGGAAGACTCTTGTAAAACGGGAAAaggtggaagaggaggcggtaGGCGACCGTTTGTCCGCGGgcgacgcggctgcctcggcctTGGAAACAGTCTCGtctcgcgccgcagcgccttccGGCAGCCCGACTAGCCGTCTCTTGCAGCTCTTCCGTCCCTTGTTGCCGACGCCggcatctgcagcagcgcctaTACACTCGCCCACCACGGGCTCTCCGCTTGAACAAGGGACGCCAATCGCAGCACGACCGCTCATCTCCCTTGCAGTTGTGCGGCCTGCTGACGTCCATCGACCGCTTCCAGAGTCGTTGGCGCAGAtgctgaaggaggaggaacacGCTTCTCGCGTGCAGAtcgtgctgcagccgcgcctgcGGCGCTTCCACCAGTTCGAGGCGAGCCGTGGTGCCTCCTTTGCCTCAACCACCGCCACGTCCAGGGCGACAGTATCGAAGGAGCGAaacggcgctgccaccggtGCGCTTGCCGACCGAGACGatcagcagctgctctaCTTTGTTCAGTCGCGCCAGCGGGCGCACTTGGAACACGTACTACCGGCCCTGAAGGAGTTCCTGGAGCCGGTGGTGATCTGCGGCGCTGAGCGCTGGATCTTATCTGACGTTGATCGGAGCCCGCTGGGAAATACAAAGAACATCGGCGATGCTGAACGGCTGGCGCGGGACGCCGGGCGGCCTGCCGTGCTGCGCTTGCTCTACGAATCCCCGCGTGCCGGCACCCGGCATgagaaggcggcagcgacgccaagTGCCAGCCGCTTTTTGTACAAGTGCCAGGTGCGTGACGGAAAGCTACGAGAGGTGAAGGAGTGCCTCTTTTCAAAGTTTGACATCCGCGCCGACTGCTACTACGACTACATGCAGGACCGCACCCTGCATGTGCCGAACCTGAACCTCGCAAGCCACGTTCGTCTGCGGCCCTACCAGGTGGCATCGCTCGAGAGGTTCTGCCGAGGACGCAAGGCGCACCAAGGCGTCATCGTCCTCCCGTGCGGGGCTGGCAAGACGCTAACTGGCAttggtgctgccgccaccatgCAAACTACCACTATCGTGATGTGCATCAACAACATGTCTGTTTTCCAGTGGCAGCGCGAGTTTTTGCGTTGGACGGACCTGGCTGAGGATGAGGTGACGGTGTGCACAGCAAAGGTGAAGCAGCGACCGGGCAAGGTTTTCATCACCACCTACAGCATGGTCGTCGCAAAGCGAGGTAGCacggacggcgctgctgcggaagAGTCCCGGGCGATCCTACAGGCCATGACTGCGCAGCCGTGGGGTCTGCTGCTTCTGGACGAGGTGCACACCGCCCTCGCGCACCACTTCCAGGATGTGCTGAACACAATCAAGTACAAGTGCGTGCTGGGGCTCAGCgcaacgctgctgcgggaggACGACAAAATCGGCGACCTGCGTCACCTTGTGGGGCCAAAGCTGTATGAAGCTAACTGGCTCGATCTGACTTGCGCCGGCTTCCTGGCGAACGTCGAGTGCGCCGAGGTGCAGTGCCCGATGCCGCCCCTGTTCCTGCAAGAGTACCACGATATTCAGAGCACCCGTGCCCTTctcggcgcacacgcacgcctcaACCAtcgtggcggccgcggcggcaacggaaAGCGTTGCCGCGAGAGTGTCTTTcaggacgacgaggacgccgggGAGGACGGGGACAGCGATGGGGAGGACAACGGCGCccgtggagggaggggcagagggcATGACGCGTACGGCTCCCTTACCTCGCGCTCTCTGCGCCTTGCTTCCTGCAACCCGTACAAGCTGTGGTGTACGCAGGCGCTTCTGGCCTTTCATCAGCAGCGCTCTCCGCCCGACAAGGTGATTATATTTTGCGACTACCTCGCTGACGTGCGCTTCTTTGCGCATCACCTCCACCTGCCTTTCATGGATCGGCGGACGAGCGAGGCAGAGCGGACAAACCTGTTGCAGTACTTCCAGCACTCCGATAGCGTGAACGCCATCGTCTTGACACGTGTCGGTGATGTCGCGCTGGACCTGCCCTGCGCATCTGTCGTGATCCAGGTCTCTGGCCTCGGGGCGTCGCGTCGGCAGGAGGCGCAACGCCTTGGCCGCATCCTGCGCCCCAAGCCGCCATCCCTCGACAACACATGCGCCTACTTCTACACCCTTGTCTCGCAGGATACGGCGGACGTCAGCACAAGCTACAAAAGGCAGAGCTGGCTGCGCGATCAGGGCTTCGCCTACCGCATCTTGCACTGTGACCGCGTTCTGAGCGAGTTCGCGCGCGTGGGCGGGCAGCCCTGCTGTGTGGGGCCACCCCAGTGGTGGTATCAGACGCACAACACCGCTTCCGCTACACCGTCCTCGgaaacggcagcggtggcggatGCTGGCGTGGTGCACTACGATGGCCTCTACTGGGCTCCGTTTTCTGTTGATGCAGCAGCCCTCATCGAGGCGGCGTTTCAGCACGGACGAGCGACTTGTACCTTGCGTGGCGGCGAGTTGGGCAGAGGCACCCCCCGGCCCTCGTCCGAGGAGCTCGGGCGATACCCTCTGCTCAGCTCCGAGTCATGGAAGGTCACCTTCAGCAGCGTGGATGCGCCGCGGACCTTTGGCACTGTGCTCATTGGCGAAGGtgcgccgtcttcttcgctgcgcgagcgccgcgtgcGTCGTGGCTGCCTTGACCGCAGCCATCGGTGCATCCCTGCGACGGCTGATCAGGAAAGTCACTGCATCAGCTTCGTCCGAAACACTGTGTTGCGTGCACGAGATACGcgtggcagcgacgccgtgaCGGAGGCCGAGTAG